DNA sequence from the Deltaproteobacteria bacterium CG2_30_66_27 genome:
CCCTGAAGGCCGGGGGGATCCTCGCCGTGGCGAAGGGGAGTCCCGCGCCGCCGTGCCTGATCCTCGCGGAATATCGCGGTGGGGGCCCGGCCGCTCCCTGGACCGCCCTCGTCGGGAAGGGGGTCACCTTCGACACCGGCGGCATCTCGCTGAAGAAGTGGGACGGGATGGAGAAGATGAAGTACGACATGGCGGGGGGCGCCGCCATGCTGGCGGCCCTTCGGGCCGCCGCCGCCCTCGGCCTCAAGCGGAACCTCGTCTCCGTCGTCCCCTGCGTCGAGAACATGCCCTCCGGGACCGCGTACCGGCCCGGCGACGTCCTTCGGATGATGTCGGGGAAAACCGTCGAGATCCTCTCCACCGACGCGGAGGGCCGGCTCATCCTCGCCGACGCGATGACGTACGCCGTCCGGAAGTACAAGCCGAGGGAGATGGTCGACGCGGCGACGCTCACGGGCGCCTGCATCGTGGCGCTCGGGAGCGTCAACATCGGCATGATGGGAAGCGACGAGGGGATGCTCTCGCGGATGAAGGCGGCCTCCGCGGCGTCGGGAGAGAAGGCGTGGGAGCTGCCGCTGCACGATGAGTACTTCGAGCAGATCAAGAGCGACATCGGGGAACTGAAGAACGTCGGAGGCGGCGAGGCCGGGACGATCACGGCCGGCCGCTTCCTCCAGGAGTTCGCGGGCGATGCGCCGTGGGTCCACTTCGACATCGCCGGCGCCGCCTGGGTGGAGAAAGAGAAGCGCGGGTACGCCCCGGGGCCTTCGGGCGCTCCGGTCCGCCTCCTCGTGGAGTACCTCTCCTCCCGGGACGGGCACTGACGGCGGGGCGGAGGGGGAATCGCCATGGCGGAAACGCCGGCGCTCGCTCCGGAAGGCCGGAACTACATCAGCTGTCCGCACTGCACGATCCAGATCCCCTCCGATGTTTCCGACTGCCCGTATTGCCGGCAGCCCGTGCCGGGCGGGATCTCCGGATTGCCGAAGGATATCCGCGGACGGCTGGTTCCCCCGGAACGCTTTCCGCGGCTCGGAAAATATTACCGGGAACACGGCAAGTGGGTGAAGGTCGTCGCCCCGGCCCTCCTCGCGGTGCTTCTCCTGTGGCTGGCGCTCGGATTCCTGACGCGGGTGAGGATCGTCGTACCGTCGGACAACGTCTTTTTGATCGAGGCGGAGCGGGAACGGAAGGATGGCGGATCGGTCCTCCTGAAGGGGAAGCTCGTCAACCGGGGGGAAGACGTCCCCGATCTCTCCCTTCGCTCCATCGGCGTGATGGCGGAGTTCCGGTACGGCGACGGGAGGACGGAGCGGAAGCGCGTTTTCCCGAAGTCCCCGTTCCGCGGCGAAGGGGCCCTCTTTCGCGGGGAATCGGGCGCGTTCGAGATCGAGGTCCCCAAGGGCGTGAAGTCGGTCACCCTCCGGGGCGAGATCGTGAACCTCGGAGAGGACCGGGTGTTCGTCCCGACGAGCCGGGGAATCCGGCGCCTCCCGGCCCAAAGACGCCGGTGATCCACCCGCGGGTCCGGGGGCACGCAGGCCGCGCGTGCATTCCCGCCCACTCCCTCAGCGCGTGAAGATCGTCGCCCGTGTCCACGTCTCGCTCCGGCCGCAGGAAGGAGAAAGGGACCGACAACGCCCTGCAGCGGTCCACCGTGTCCCGTAGCACCGTCGGGGCGCCCCATGGGATGTTCCGGAACAGGCGGTCGTCCGGGCGGCCGAGGCCGACCAGGTAATATCCGCCGTCCGCGGAGGGGCCGAAGACCGCTTCCGCGCCCTCCCGGAGCTCCCGGAACGCCCGGCGCAGCCGCGTCGCCGCGAGGGACGGGCAGTCTCCGCCGACGATCACGACGCGCATCGCTCCGAGCCGGAAGGCGGTCGCCGCCGCGTCCCGCATCTTCTCCCCGAGGTCCTTTCCGCGCTGCGGGAACCGATCGAACGCGGAGAACGGCGCTTCCCGCAAGGCGTTCGCCTCCACCGGCGGGTCGAGGAAGAGGTACCGCGCGACGCGGGAAACGGAAGAGATCTCTTCCGCCGCGTCGCCGAGCATGCAGGCGTACAAACGAGCCGCCTCCGCGGGGGCGAGGGGAGGGGAAAGGCGCGTCTTTACCCGGCCGGGAACCGGCGCCTTCGCCATCAGCACGACCGCTTCCTTCATTGCCCCCGTCCGCCTTTCCATTCGGGTCGACCTGGTGCAGCGTCTCGCCGATACGTACCATCGTATCAGTTGCCGGGGGTACATCAGGCAGTGCAGTTTGGCCGGGAGCGGGGTGCCCTTCCGCTCCCTTCCTTTCACATCGATCCCGCGGCGCGGGCCCATTTTACCGGGAACCGCCCCCCCGTGGTCACATCCGCGGTCGGTGTGCCTTCGGTGTACTATCGCTTGTCAGGCGTACCCTCGATGTGTATAATTTCAAATTTTACCGTTTCCAACCGAAGAGGAGCGCCATGAAAGAGAAGAAGCGCAACGTTTTGAACATCGGCCTGCCGAAGGGGAGCCTGCAGGAGTCCACCCTGCACCTGTTCCGCAAGGCCGGCTTCAACATCAACGTCGGCTCGCGCAGCTACGTCCCCACGATCGACGACCCGGAACTTTCCGGTCTCCTGATCCGCGCCCAGGAGATGGCGCGCTACGTTCAGGACGGCATCCTCGACATGGGGCTGACCGGGCGGGACTGGGTGCTGGAGCAGAACGCGAAGGTGAAGGAGGTTTGTCCTCTTCTCTATGCCCGCGGCGGCCTGCGCGCCGTCCGGTGGGTGGTGGCGGTCCCGAACGATTCCCCGATCCAGCGGGTCCGGGATCTGCAGGGGAAGCGGGTGGCGACCGAGCTGGTCCAGTTCACCCGGCGCTACCTGAAGAAAAAGGGGGTCGAGGCCCAGGTCGAGTTCTCCTGGGGGGCCACCGAGGTGAAGGCGCCGCGCCTGGCCGACGCGATCGTCGAGTTGACCGAGACGGGGAGCAGCCTTCGGGCGAACAACCTCCGCGTCGTGGAGACGATCTTGGAGTCGACCACCGTCCTCATCGCGAACCGGGAGGCATGGAAGGATCCGTGGAAGCGGGAAAAGATCGGGAACATCGCCCTGCTCCTCCAGGGCGCTCTCCGCGCGGAGGAGAAGGTCGGCCTCAAGATGAACGTCGGTCGCGTCGACCTCGACCGGATCCTCAAGGTGCTGCCGGCGATGCAGAACCCGACGATCTCCACCCTGAGCGAGGCCGGCTGGTTCTCCCTCGAGGTCATCGTCGACCAGAAGATCGTCCGGGACCTGATCCCCGTCCTCAAGAGGGAAGGGGCCTCCGGGATCGTCGAGTACCCGCTGAACAAGGTCATCCCTTAGTACTTCAGTTCATAAATACGGTGACGCACCGAGAGGGTCGATGCGCCGCATCCGGCAAGGCGACGCGACCGAGGCGTACTGGGCAAGTACGGTGAGGGAGGGCAACGCCGCCGGGGCGGATGCAGCGGCACTCGAATGCCACCGTATTTATGAATTGAAGTACTTAGCCACGCCGTCGCCCCCACCGCTCGCCGGTCCGCTCCTCCGTCTGCTCGCCGAGGGCCGGGGCGCGGAGCTTTCCCCCGACCCGGTCGCGTTTCCCCACCGGTTCGCCGATCCCCGGGACGCCGAGACCGCGGCGTTTCTATCCGCCTCGTTCGCCTTCGGAGGCGTCCTTCAGATCGGGAACTTCCTGTCGCGCCTCTTCAACGCCCTTTCCCCGTCGCCGCACGCCGCCTTGACGGCCGTCAAGCCGCCCGGCCGACGATCGGTCGCCGGTCTTTCCCACCGGTTCATCTCTTCCGAAGGGGTGTACCGTTTCCTCCGCTGCGTCCGCGCGGCGTACATCGCGCACGGATCGCTCGAGCGGCTCTACATCGCGGGACGGGGAGGGGAGCCCCCCGATCTTCGGAGGGACCTCGGGCGGTTCCTCGGCGGCCTCCGCGACCCGTGGGGGAAGGATCTGGCGCGCGAGCGCGACTTCCTCTTTCCGCGCCCGGAACGCGGGTCGGCGTGCAAGCGGCACAACCTGTTCCTGCGGTGGGTCGTCCGCGGCCCGGACGGCGTCGATCTCGGATTATGGGGCGCGGTGTCGCCGCGGGACCTCGTCGTTCCCCTCGACACCCACATGGCGCGGCTGGGAGGCGCTCTCGGGCTCACGCGGCGCAGGACCCCGGACTGGCGGATGGCGGAGGAGATCACCGCCTCCCTGCGCCTCGTGTGCCCGGACGATCCGGTGAAGTTCGACTATCCTCTTACCCGTCTCGGCATCCTCGGGGTATGCACCCGTTCCCGGCGCGGTGTCTGCGGCCGTTGCC
Encoded proteins:
- a CDS encoding ATP phosphoribosyltransferase: MKEKKRNVLNIGLPKGSLQESTLHLFRKAGFNINVGSRSYVPTIDDPELSGLLIRAQEMARYVQDGILDMGLTGRDWVLEQNAKVKEVCPLLYARGGLRAVRWVVAVPNDSPIQRVRDLQGKRVATELVQFTRRYLKKKGVEAQVEFSWGATEVKAPRLADAIVELTETGSSLRANNLRVVETILESTTVLIANREAWKDPWKREKIGNIALLLQGALRAEEKVGLKMNVGRVDLDRILKVLPAMQNPTISTLSEAGWFSLEVIVDQKIVRDLIPVLKREGASGIVEYPLNKVIP
- a CDS encoding TIGR02757 family protein encodes the protein MKYLATPSPPPLAGPLLRLLAEGRGAELSPDPVAFPHRFADPRDAETAAFLSASFAFGGVLQIGNFLSRLFNALSPSPHAALTAVKPPGRRSVAGLSHRFISSEGVYRFLRCVRAAYIAHGSLERLYIAGRGGEPPDLRRDLGRFLGGLRDPWGKDLARERDFLFPRPERGSACKRHNLFLRWVVRGPDGVDLGLWGAVSPRDLVVPLDTHMARLGGALGLTRRRTPDWRMAEEITASLRLVCPDDPVKFDYPLTRLGILGVCTRSRRGVCGRCPVAPLCARRSQGG